Part of the Methylorubrum populi genome is shown below.
CGTCGGGCTCCTCGCAGCGGGAGCGGATCGTGTCGGCGACGCCGCCGGCCGCGCGGCCGGTGAGGCGGGCCGAGATCAGCACCAGAACCGCCCGGTCGTGACGCACGCGAAAGCCCCGCTGCAGCAGGGCGCCGACGAAGGCGCCGTCCTCGCCGAGCGGGATCTCCGGCATGCCGCCGACCTCACGATAGGCCGGCAGCCGCACGGCGAGCGAGGCGCCGATGGTGGTGCGGTGGCAGGGCCAGGGATCGTGCGGATCGGGATCGATGCGCGCCTCCATCTCGGTGATGAGCGCGTCGTAGGTGTCCTCCAGGCGGCCGCGGGCGGGCAGCGAGGGCGGCAGCAGGGCCGCCTCCTCCGGGATCAGCTCGACCCGGCCGGCGACCGCATCGGCACCCGCCTCCAGGGCGGCGAGGTTGGCCGCGACCCAATCCGGCGGCACGATGCTGTCGGCATCCGTCGTCAGGAGCGTGGCCGCCTCGGCCGTCCCCTCCTCCTCGAGCCACGCCACCGCCGCGTCCATCGCCGCGCGGCGCGCCCATCCGGCATGCGCCCCGGCATGGACGCGCTCGATCACCCGGACCGGGATCGCTAGCCGCGGCACCAGATCGGCCACGATCCGCTCGGTGCCATCGGTGCAGTTGTTGAGGAACAGCACGAGCCCGAGGCGCCCCGGCGGGAGGCCGGCCTGCCCGTCGATCGCCGTCAGGCAGCGGGCGATCCGCTCGGCCTCGTTGCGCACGGGAATGGCGATGATGGTGTCGAGGGTCGGGGAAACGGGCGGCACGGACGGGCTCCGGGAAGGCCGAAGAGAGGCGCCGGACGGACCGGATGCGGTTCCGGCCAGCGCCTCGCGCCCCTCTACGCCACGCTTGATGAACCGCGGCTGATGGTCCCGTGCGGCGGAACAGGGCCCGTCGCCCCCGGTTTCCCGGGCAATCTGCAGCCGTCCGGTCTCGTCCTTCCCTCGTCCTTCCCTGGCCTTCCCGAGCCCGCCGACTTTCGCCGCGAAGCGGGCCACCGGCACGGGCCCGTCGCCCGTGGCTATCCTGTCCGAGCATCAAGGAGATTTCCCGCATGAGCGTCCTGTCCGCCCTCGGTCTGACCTCGGGCAAGAAGGTCCGCTACGCCGTGGTGGCGCTCGGCGACATCTCTCAGGAGGCGATGCTTCCGGGCGTGGCGCATACCGGCAATTCGGAGGTCACGGCCTTCGTCACCGGTGATCCCGAGAAGGCGCGCCGGGTCGGCGAGCGGTACGGTGTGAGCGACACCTACGGCTACGGGCAGTTCGGAGATCTTCTCGCCTCGGGGACCATCGACGCGATCTACCTCGCCACCCCGAACTGGCGCCACGCCGAGTTCGCGATCCCCGCCCTCAAGGCCGGCATCCACGTGCTGGTGGAGAAGCCGCTGGAGATCTCGACGCAGAAATGCCGGGAGATTATGGCGGCCCAGGCCGGATCCTCGGCCAAACTGATGGTCGCCTACCGGCTGCATTTCGAGCCGGCGACGCTGGCCACCATCGACCTGATCCGCTCAGGCGAGCTCGGCGAGATCCTGACCTTCAGCTCGACCTTCACCCAGATGGTCTCGCCGGAGAACCACCGGGCGAAGAGCGGCGTCGAGGCGGGCCCGATCTTCGACATGGGCCCCTACCCGATCAATGCCGTGCGCTACCTGTTCGGTGACGAGCCGACCGAAGTGGTCTCGGCCGTCGGCGTGCGCCACGGGGAGGCCGGGTTCGGCGACTTCGATGACACGGTCGCGGTGACGCTGCGCTTCCCGAACAACCGCCTCGCACAGTTCGTGCTGTCCTATTACGGCAACGTCCTCGATACCTACGCCGTGGTTGGCACCAAGGGCAGCGTCGAGGTCAATCCGGCCTACATGTACGGCAAGCCGCTGGAGCGCACGGTGACGCTCGGCGAGAAGAAGAGCCACGAGAGCTTCAAGAACACCGACCATTTCGGCGGCGAGCTGAAGTATTTCTCGGATTGCATCCTCAACGGCACCGACCCCGAATCCGACGCCGAGGAGGGCTATGCCGACCTGCGGGTGATCGAGGGTATCCTGAAGGCTCTGGAAACCGGCGGGCCGGTGAAGCTGGAGCCGTTCACGCGCGGGCGCCGCATCGACACCGAGGCGCAGAAGCAGACGCTTTCGGCGCAATCCGCTCCGGACCTCGTGAACACCTCCAACCCCGGCAGGGGCAAGGAGAAGGTGCCGAAGAATTGAGATCGTTCCCGGCCAATTGACTCGGGTTCGATTCTCACAACCGGCCTTCCGGGGCGGCTGACGAGCGAAGCCGGAATCCACGACGGGCTTCGACGGAGCCGTGTTTCCCGCATCACGGGTGGATACCGGGTTCCGCTGCGCGGCCCTCCAGATGACGGAAGCCGGCGGCCCCGAAGCGATCAAGCAGAAATCGTCTACGCGTCCTCGAAACGCTCCCATCGCGCCGCAGGGATCTGGAAAACGATGATCTTCCTCTACGGCATCGCCCTGCTCGCGGGCATCGCCACGGCGGTCCAGCCCGGCCAGAGCACGCAACTCGCGCGGTCCTTCGGCGGCGAGCCCTTCGCGGCCGGGCTGGTCTCGATGCTCGTCGGCACCGTCACCATGCTCGCCGTCGGCCTCGCCACGGGGCGGCTGCATCTGCCGGGGCTTCAGCAGGTGGCCGGCACGCCCTGGTGGGCCTGGGGCGGCGGCGTGCTCGGGGCCGGCGTGATCCTGGCCCAGCTCTTCGTCGCGCAGCGGATCGGGGCGGCGACCTTCCTCGGCCTCCTCGTCACCGCGGGCGTCGTTACCTCGATCACCCTCGACCATTTCGGACTCGAGGGCTTCGCGACCCATCCCGCGAGCCTCGCGCGCCTCGTCGGCGGCGGTCTGATGATCGCGGGCGTCGCCCTGGTGGCGCTGTTCTGACACGGACTGCGCCCGATCGAAGCCGAGGGCCGCCTCGGCCAGCCCGCGCGATGGCCGAGCGAGGCCCGCATCCGCTGCTCCGAGAGGAATCGTGCGGATCGGGCCGCGGAGGAGCCGTGACCGGCCCTATTCCGCAGCCAGCCGGGGCGCGGCCGAAGCCGCGGGCGCCGTCCGGGCCCGCTCCAGCGCCGCGTCGAGGGCATCGCTCAGCGAGGTCACGAGCAGGTCGGCCGAGACGGCCCGCCGCAGACGCGCGAGCGAGGCCGGGTCGCGCTCGCGCCAGAAGCCGACGAGGATCGTCGCCCCCGGGGCGGCCTTGCGGGCGCGGCGAATGGTCAGGCGGATCTGCGAGAGGCTGATCGGGTCGAGATAGGAGAAGCAGATCATCGCCGGGCGCTCGCTCTCCGGCACGCCCTCGCGCAGAGCATCGCCCGCCGCCGTCCGTGCACCCAGGCCGTGGCGGGACAGGGTCTGGGCGAGCATCAGGGTGGCCGCCTCGTCGAAGGCGCCCCCGCTCGCCACGCACAGGACCGGTGCCGGGCCGCGCCAGGCCGGGGCCAGATCCTCGGGGGCGAGCACGATGCCGGCCGCGCGCCGATCCGGCCCCACCGCGGCGAAGGCGGCCTCGGCCTCGGCGCCCCTGGGCTTGCGCGAGCGCCGCGGCATGACGCGGCGGCGCGCCTGACCCAGCGCCTCGACCACGGCGCGGAATCCCGCACCCACCTCGCTCTGCCGCTCGCGGTCGAGCATGCCGCGGGCCGCGTCCTCCTGGGCCATGCGCAGGCCGGCCAGGACGACCTCGTCGTAGTAGGTGACGAGCGCCCGCTCCTTGAGGAACAGCCGCCCCTGCTCGATCGCCTCGGCCGGGTCGCCCGCGAGCATGCGCTGATAGAAGATCTCCTGCGGTCCGAGCGCCGGGCGGTCGCCGAGGATCACGTCGAGGAACCACAGCCGCTCGACATGGCGGCCGAGCACCACGAGGCAGACGGTGAGCGGGGTGGCGAGCAGCAGGCCGATCGGCCCCCACAGGAAGGTCCAGATCGTCGCCGCCAGGATCACCGCCACCGGCGAGATGCCGGTCGAGTGCCCGTAGAGCAGCGGCTCGACCACGTGGCCGGCGATCGGCTCGACGATCACGAACAGGATCGCGACCTGGATCGCCATCGACCAGCCGGGATCGACCGCGACCGCGATGGCGAGCGGCAGCACCGCCGAGATCACCGCGCCGATATAGGGCACGAACCGGGCGATGCCGGCAATGACGCCGAACAGGATCGGGCTCGGCACGCCGATGAACCAGAGGCCGACGCCGATCACGAGGCCGAAGGCGAGGTTGAGGATGAGCTGCGCGATGAAGAACCGGCTGAGCCGGGCGGTGGCGTCGTCGATCGCCGCGGT
Proteins encoded:
- a CDS encoding glycosyltransferase, which produces MPPVSPTLDTIIAIPVRNEAERIARCLTAIDGQAGLPPGRLGLVLFLNNCTDGTERIVADLVPRLAIPVRVIERVHAGAHAGWARRAAMDAAVAWLEEEGTAEAATLLTTDADSIVPPDWVAANLAALEAGADAVAGRVELIPEEAALLPPSLPARGRLEDTYDALITEMEARIDPDPHDPWPCHRTTIGASLAVRLPAYREVGGMPEIPLGEDGAFVGALLQRGFRVRHDRAVLVLISARLTGRAAGGVADTIRSRCEEPDALCDARMEAVPRALHRYVWRARLRRLYNEGRLTRDLGWARRLGIPDGEARRIAALPRVGEIVAAVDRASPRLAYRPLMPKQLPGQIRLARLVLPLLRAALRRPAPSALPVIPAATADA
- a CDS encoding Gfo/Idh/MocA family protein → MSVLSALGLTSGKKVRYAVVALGDISQEAMLPGVAHTGNSEVTAFVTGDPEKARRVGERYGVSDTYGYGQFGDLLASGTIDAIYLATPNWRHAEFAIPALKAGIHVLVEKPLEISTQKCREIMAAQAGSSAKLMVAYRLHFEPATLATIDLIRSGELGEILTFSSTFTQMVSPENHRAKSGVEAGPIFDMGPYPINAVRYLFGDEPTEVVSAVGVRHGEAGFGDFDDTVAVTLRFPNNRLAQFVLSYYGNVLDTYAVVGTKGSVEVNPAYMYGKPLERTVTLGEKKSHESFKNTDHFGGELKYFSDCILNGTDPESDAEEGYADLRVIEGILKALETGGPVKLEPFTRGRRIDTEAQKQTLSAQSAPDLVNTSNPGRGKEKVPKN
- a CDS encoding DMT family transporter, yielding MIFLYGIALLAGIATAVQPGQSTQLARSFGGEPFAAGLVSMLVGTVTMLAVGLATGRLHLPGLQQVAGTPWWAWGGGVLGAGVILAQLFVAQRIGAATFLGLLVTAGVVTSITLDHFGLEGFATHPASLARLVGGGLMIAGVALVALF
- a CDS encoding AI-2E family transporter; amino-acid sequence: MTNDPVTTRLLRQALPVVTTLASLLLVVTLAGALYLGRDILVPVALAILLSFVLVPAVRWLRRLRVPRAAAVLLVVLLAFGTLGAVGSLIAREAAQLAADLPRYSLTLRDKITALRAATAERGGLSDTFSGFFDMAEEIGKELQPPTKTESETGAALGTAERPMQVEIHAPRTGLLTTLGSVAGGVLHPLATLGLILLFTIFILLQREDLRNRAIRLAGSSDLRRTTAAIDDATARLSRFFIAQLILNLAFGLVIGVGLWFIGVPSPILFGVIAGIARFVPYIGAVISAVLPLAIAVAVDPGWSMAIQVAILFVIVEPIAGHVVEPLLYGHSTGISPVAVILAATIWTFLWGPIGLLLATPLTVCLVVLGRHVERLWFLDVILGDRPALGPQEIFYQRMLAGDPAEAIEQGRLFLKERALVTYYDEVVLAGLRMAQEDAARGMLDRERQSEVGAGFRAVVEALGQARRRVMPRRSRKPRGAEAEAAFAAVGPDRRAAGIVLAPEDLAPAWRGPAPVLCVASGGAFDEAATLMLAQTLSRHGLGARTAAGDALREGVPESERPAMICFSYLDPISLSQIRLTIRRARKAAPGATILVGFWRERDPASLARLRRAVSADLLVTSLSDALDAALERARTAPAASAAPRLAAE